In one Echinicola marina genomic region, the following are encoded:
- the rplV gene encoding 50S ribosomal protein L22 translates to MEAIARLNNVPTSPRKMRLVADLVRGQRVGNALSILKFTPNHGAIKLEKLLLSAIANWQAKNPDVKLEEADLYVKTIQVDGGRMLKRLRPAPQGRAHRIRKRSNHVILVVDAFNTELTADEVETKENAN, encoded by the coding sequence ATGGAAGCAATAGCAAGACTAAATAATGTTCCTACATCGCCTCGTAAGATGCGTCTTGTAGCTGACCTTGTAAGAGGACAAAGAGTAGGCAACGCCTTGAGTATATTGAAATTCACACCTAACCATGGTGCGATTAAATTGGAGAAACTTTTGCTTTCTGCCATAGCGAACTGGCAAGCAAAAAATCCAGATGTGAAACTTGAAGAGGCTGATCTTTATGTGAAGACCATTCAAGTAGATGGTGGTCGAATGCTTAAAAGACTAAGACCTGCTCCCCAAGGTAGGGCCCACAGAATTCGTAAAAGATCAAATCATGTGATCTTGGTGGTTGATGCATTCAACACTGAGCTTACCGCTGATGAAGTAGAAACAAAAGAAAACGCTAATTAA
- the rplB gene encoding 50S ribosomal protein L2 has translation MAVKKLKPVTPGTRFRMAPAFDEITKSKPEKSLLAPLKKSGGRNNSGKMTARYLGGGHKRRLRIVDFKRNKYDVPATVKAIEYDPNRTARLALLYYADGAKAYIIAPEGLEVGQTVVSGENVAPEVGNNLPMKNIPLGTIIHNVELKPGKGGAMARSAGGYAQLVAKEGKYVTIKLPSGEMRLVLAVCTATIGSVSNADHMNVVLGKAGRNRWLGKRPRVRGVAMNPVDHPMGGGEGRSSGGHPRSRTGLLAKGKKTRSPKKYSNKFIVSKRSK, from the coding sequence ATGGCAGTTAAAAAATTAAAGCCTGTAACCCCCGGTACCAGATTTAGGATGGCTCCGGCATTTGATGAGATCACTAAATCAAAGCCAGAAAAGTCTTTATTGGCTCCGTTGAAGAAATCAGGTGGTAGAAATAACTCTGGAAAAATGACTGCACGCTACTTAGGTGGTGGTCATAAGAGAAGACTTAGAATTGTAGATTTTAAGCGTAATAAATACGATGTTCCTGCAACTGTTAAGGCGATCGAATATGATCCTAACAGAACTGCTCGTCTAGCATTGTTATACTATGCTGATGGTGCTAAAGCATACATCATTGCTCCGGAAGGTTTGGAAGTAGGCCAGACTGTAGTGTCCGGTGAAAATGTAGCTCCTGAGGTAGGTAATAACCTTCCAATGAAGAACATTCCTTTAGGTACCATCATCCACAATGTGGAGTTGAAGCCAGGTAAAGGTGGTGCTATGGCAAGGAGTGCTGGTGGATATGCTCAGCTAGTTGCTAAAGAAGGCAAGTATGTAACTATCAAACTTCCTTCAGGGGAAATGAGATTGGTACTTGCTGTTTGTACGGCTACTATAGGTTCAGTGTCTAATGCGGATCATATGAACGTGGTACTTGGAAAGGCTGGTAGAAACCGTTGGTTAGGAAAGCGACCTAGAGTAAGAGGTGTAGCGATGAACCCTGTTGATCACCCAATGGGTGGTGGTGAAGGCCGTTCATCAGGTGGACACCCAAGATCTAGGACTGGTTTGTTAGCTAAAGGTAAAAAGACCAGAAGTCCTAAGAAGTATTCAAATAAGTTTATCGTTAGTAAAAGATCTAAATAA
- the rplC gene encoding 50S ribosomal protein L3, with product MSGIIGKKVGMTSIFSADGRNVACTLIEAGPCVVTQVKNVETDGYSAVQLGYGERKEKNTPKPLLGHFKKAGTTPKQKVVEFRDFRVEFEGQVDLGKTVKAGEVFGEGDFVDAIGTSKGKGFQGVVKRHGFGGVGGATHGQHNRQRHPGSIGACSWPSRVFKGLRMAGRMGGSRVKVLNLKVLKVYPEKNLILVSGSVPGPKNSFVILEK from the coding sequence ATGTCTGGAATAATAGGTAAAAAAGTAGGAATGACTAGCATTTTCAGTGCCGATGGGCGTAATGTCGCATGCACGTTAATAGAAGCTGGTCCTTGCGTAGTGACGCAAGTAAAAAATGTTGAAACAGACGGGTACAGCGCTGTTCAGTTAGGGTACGGTGAGCGTAAGGAGAAAAACACTCCTAAGCCACTTTTAGGTCATTTCAAAAAGGCCGGTACCACTCCTAAACAGAAAGTTGTAGAATTCAGAGACTTCAGAGTTGAATTTGAAGGTCAGGTGGATTTAGGGAAAACCGTAAAAGCTGGTGAGGTATTCGGTGAAGGTGACTTCGTTGATGCTATTGGTACCTCTAAAGGTAAAGGTTTCCAAGGTGTAGTAAAACGTCACGGATTCGGTGGTGTAGGTGGAGCGACTCATGGTCAGCATAACCGTCAAAGACACCCAGGTTCCATCGGTGCTTGTTCTTGGCCTTCAAGAGTCTTCAAAGGCTTGAGAATGGCAGGTAGAATGGGGGGTAGCCGCGTGAAGGTTTTGAACCTTAAGGTATTGAAAGTCTATCCTGAAAAGAACTTGATCTTGGTAAGTGGCTCTGTCCCTGGTCCAAAAAATTCTTTCGTTATTTTAGAGAAGTAA
- the rpsC gene encoding 30S ribosomal protein S3: protein MGQKVNPIGLRLGIVKGWDSNWYGGRDFADKLYEDQKIRKYVYARIPKGGIAKVIIERTLKRITLTIHTARPGVVIGKGGAEVDKLKEELKKLTSKDVQINIFEIKRPELDAKLVGESIAQQLQARISFRRAMKQSIAATMRVGAEGIKIKLSGRLGGAEMARSEMYKEGRIPLHTLRADIDYAISEANTIYGIIGIKVWIFKGEVYGKRDLSPNAGIANEKSGGAGRRRREGGPKRRKRNN, encoded by the coding sequence ATGGGACAAAAAGTTAACCCTATTGGTCTTAGACTAGGTATCGTTAAGGGCTGGGATTCTAACTGGTATGGCGGCAGAGATTTTGCCGACAAACTATACGAAGATCAAAAGATCAGAAAATATGTATATGCTAGGATCCCTAAGGGAGGCATTGCAAAGGTTATTATCGAAAGAACGCTAAAAAGAATCACACTTACTATCCATACTGCCCGTCCAGGAGTAGTTATCGGTAAAGGTGGAGCTGAAGTCGATAAACTTAAAGAAGAGCTGAAAAAGCTTACCAGCAAGGATGTTCAAATCAACATTTTTGAAATCAAACGTCCTGAGTTGGACGCCAAGTTGGTAGGAGAGTCTATAGCTCAACAACTTCAAGCAAGGATCTCATTTAGAAGAGCAATGAAGCAATCAATTGCTGCCACTATGAGAGTAGGTGCTGAAGGAATTAAAATCAAATTATCAGGACGTCTTGGAGGTGCTGAGATGGCAAGATCTGAAATGTACAAAGAAGGAAGAATTCCTTTGCATACATTGAGAGCTGACATCGATTATGCTATTTCTGAAGCGAACACCATCTACGGTATCATCGGTATCAAAGTATGGATTTTCAAAGGCGAAGTATACGGAAAGAGAGATCTTTCTCCAAATGCTGGAATTGCTAATGAAAAATCAGGTGGCGCCGGTCGTAGAAGAAGAGAAGGCGGACCAAAGAGAAGAAAGAGAAATAACTAA
- the rpsS gene encoding 30S ribosomal protein S19 codes for MARSLKKGPYIAHHLAKKVDAMNESGKKSVIKTWSRRSMISPDFVGHTFAVHNGNKFIPVFVTDNMVGHKLGEFAPTRNFRGHIAKKDKGKR; via the coding sequence ATGGCACGTTCATTAAAAAAAGGGCCTTATATAGCTCATCACTTGGCCAAAAAAGTAGATGCAATGAACGAATCCGGCAAAAAGTCTGTCATCAAGACTTGGTCAAGAAGATCTATGATCTCTCCGGATTTTGTAGGCCATACCTTTGCTGTGCATAACGGAAACAAGTTTATTCCAGTTTTTGTAACAGACAATATGGTAGGTCACAAGCTTGGTGAATTTGCTCCTACAAGAAACTTTAGAGGTCACATTGCCAAAAAAGATAAAGGAAAGAGATAA
- the rplW gene encoding 50S ribosomal protein L23 — MDILKKPLITEKISALNESGVYGFVVEKTAKKPEIKAAVEKMFGVKVVSVRTMRYAAKQKTRYTKSKVVSGYTNAFKKAIVQVAEGEVIDFYGEI, encoded by the coding sequence ATGGATATACTAAAGAAGCCTTTGATTACGGAAAAGATTTCTGCCTTGAACGAAAGTGGTGTTTATGGATTTGTGGTTGAGAAAACTGCAAAGAAACCAGAAATCAAAGCAGCCGTAGAGAAAATGTTTGGTGTAAAGGTGGTGTCTGTTAGGACTATGCGTTATGCAGCGAAGCAGAAGACACGTTACACAAAAAGTAAAGTAGTATCCGGTTATACCAATGCTTTCAAGAAAGCTATTGTACAAGTAGCCGAAGGAGAAGTAATTGACTTTTACGGAGAAATTTAA
- the rplD gene encoding 50S ribosomal protein L4, whose amino-acid sequence MELAVLKHNGEETGRKISLSDDIFAIEPNDHAIYLDVKQFLANQRQGTHKSKERAEIAGSTKKIKKQKGTGGARAGSIKSPLFRGGGRVFGPRPRNYSFKLNKKVKQLARKSALTYKVQDNSLTVLEDVNFDSIKTKNFVSLLSGLSLADKKTLFVLPEANKNVYLSSRNLPKAQVRTVNDVNTYDLLHADTLVLCEGSVSKLETLLSK is encoded by the coding sequence ATGGAATTAGCAGTATTAAAACATAACGGTGAAGAGACAGGTAGAAAGATTAGTCTTTCTGACGATATTTTCGCGATCGAGCCTAATGATCATGCGATCTACCTGGATGTGAAGCAGTTTTTGGCCAACCAAAGACAGGGTACGCACAAGAGCAAAGAGAGGGCTGAGATAGCCGGCTCAACTAAGAAAATCAAGAAGCAAAAAGGTACAGGTGGTGCCAGAGCTGGTTCTATAAAATCTCCATTGTTCAGAGGTGGAGGAAGAGTATTCGGTCCTAGACCAAGAAACTATTCTTTCAAATTGAACAAGAAAGTAAAGCAGTTGGCAAGAAAGTCTGCCCTTACTTACAAAGTACAGGATAATAGCCTTACAGTTTTGGAAGATGTGAACTTTGATTCTATCAAAACCAAAAACTTTGTATCGTTATTGTCAGGTCTTTCTTTGGCGGATAAGAAGACATTGTTTGTGCTTCCTGAAGCTAATAAGAATGTTTATTTGTCAAGTAGAAACCTACCAAAGGCACAGGTTAGAACAGTGAATGATGTGAATACTTATGATTTGCTTCACGCTGATACATTGGTGCTTTGTGAAGGTTCAGTAAGTAAGTTAGAAACCCTTTTATCGAAGTAA